The nucleotide window TCCTAAAGTCTGTAATGGTTGATTTGACATATTTTTCTTTTTACGTTTTGCCCAAATTTCGGAAAATTTATCGCATTAAGAAAATTTAATTAAAAAAGAGATTAACCATTGTATTTCAAAAAGATACAAGCCAAACACAACATAATACCAGGACATTATTGAAAATCCGACCTCCAAATTTGCAGCTTCATGTTCATAAAAAATTCAGATTATTTCATGAATTGTTGATTTTTAAGGAAATCTTAATTCTATCTCCCTGCCGGGCTATTTCATATCTCGTTGTAAATTTATAATTTTGACGTCCGTAAAAAACTCATGTAATTTTTTATCTAACAATTTTATTTTTAACAATTTAATGAAAATTTTCAAGTTTGGTGGAGCATCTGTAAAAGATGCTGACAGTGTTAAAAACGTGTCCAGGGTTCTGGAAAGCCAAGGATTTGCCAAATGTTTGCTGGTGATTTCGGCAATGGGCAAAACGACCAACGAGTTGGAAAAGGTTGTAGAGCTTTATTTCAAAAAAGAAAACTATCAAACTGAGATTGAAAAGATAAAACAAAAACATATTGAGATTGCGGAGGGACTTTTCCCTGAAAACCACGCTGTTTTTGCTGAAATTAACCTCTTTTTTGATGATATTGATTCATTTTTAAGAAGAAACAAGTCTCCCAATTACAACTTTGTATATGATCAGGTGGTAAGCTGCGGAGAAATGATCTCTACAAAAATCGTAAGTGAGTATCTGAATGAGATCCAGTTTACCAATCAATGGCTGGATGCCAGGGATTATATAAAGACAGATAATTCATACAGAGAAGGTATGGTAGACTGGACAAAGACTGAAGAATTTATTTCAAATCTTAATCCTGAAATCTGCTATGTCACACAAGGATTTATTGGATCTGACGAGAATAATTTTACGGTAACATTAGGTAGAGAGGGCTCTGACTACTCTGCTGCTATTTTTGCCTATTGCTTAAATGCAGAAGCGATGACCATCTGGAAAGATGTACCGGGAGTGATGACGGGAGATCCAAGGAAATTCAGTGATGTAAAGCTGCTTTCCAATATTTCCTACGAGGAAGCAATTGAGATGGCTTATTACGGTGCAAGCGTTATTCACCCGAAGACATTGCAGCCGTTACAGCAAAAAAATATTCCTTTTTATGTAAAATCTTTCGTAGATCCTACCAAAGAGGGAACAAAAGTAGGCGCTTCTGAAAAAAACCAGCAAGAGGAAACTTATATTCTTAAAGAAAATCAGGACCTTCTGAAAATCTCTACACGAGACTTTTCCTTCATTGCGGAAGACCATATGAGTTTGATTTTCGGATATTTATCCAAATATAAAATTAAAGTTTCCTTAATGCAGAATTCTGCAATCTCCCTGGCATTGTGCCTGGAAGACAAGTTTAATCATATTGATGAGCTCAACGAAGAGCTTCAAAAAATTTTTAAAACCGAAGCAATTAAAAATGTATCTTTATTCACAGTAAGAAATGCGAAGAAGGATCACATTGATCAATTTTACCATGAAAAAAATGTATTATTGGAACAAATTTCCAAGAATACTCTTCAAATGGTAACACAATAATATTAATTGCGACTAAACACACATGAGTTTAATTTCGAAAAACGATCTGATCAAAGCTTCCGGCTTAAACAAAATCGGGTTCCTTAAGAACCCGGTAGCATCTGCTGTGATGAGCATTGCTAAAATAAATGAAGTAAATAAATTATACGATAAATTAAAAGATAAGGAAGGCAAAGACTTTTTCGACTCATTTGTGAGAGAAAGAAACCTAAGCTACGTAGCTTTTGAAGAGGATCTGGCAAAGATTCCGAAAACGGGACCGTTTATTCTGGTTTCCAATCACCCGCTGGGTGCTATTGACGGAATCCTGATGTGCAAGATCCTGACAGAGGTTCGCCCGGATTTCAAGGTAATGGGGAATTTCCTTTTGGAAAAGATCAAACCTATGGAGCCGTATGTAATCGCTGTAAATCCTTTTGAAAACAGAAAAGAAGCTTATAGCAGTTCTTCAGGAATGCGTGAAACACTCAAGCATTTACAAAACGGAGGCTGCGTAGGTATTTTCCCGGCAGGAGAAGTTTCCAACAAAAATAATCCATACGGAGAAATTTTAGATAAGGAATGGGAAAAAACAGCACTTAAGCTTATCAGAATGGCTAAGGTTCCGGTAGTTCCAATGTATTTCCATGCCAAAAACAGCCGGCTTTTTTATCAGGTAGCCAAGCTTCATCCAAATTTACAAACCCTGATGCTTCCTGCAGAAATGATGAATGACAGGGAAAAACCTATCAGAATCAGAATTGGACGTCCCATTACAGTAAAGGCAATGGACGATATGGAAACAATAGAGGAATTGGGAGAGTTTCTGAAACGTAAGGTTTATATGATGAAATCTTATTATGAGAAAAGAAAATCTCTTGCTCAGAGTATCAATCTTAAGAACTTATCTGTAAAATTTCCTTTATTGAAGGAAGAAAATATTGTTCAGAATATTATTGATGAAACTCCTCTTGAAGATATCATAAATGATGTTGACAAATTGAGAGGAACTGACAAAATGCTGTTCAGTAACGGAAATTACGAGATCTACTTTACGACTTATGAGGAAATCCCTTCTATCATGAGGGAAATCGGACGTCAGAGAGAACTTACCTTCCGTGCTGTAGGTGAAGGAAGTAACCTTCCTTTTGATCTGGATGAATATGATAAGCATTACCATCATCTTTTCCTTTGGGACAATGGTGAGAAAAAACTGGTGGGAGCCTACAGAATGGCACTGGGTAGAGAAGTAATGAAGAAATATGGCATCAAAGGCTTTTATACAAGTTCTTTATTTGAATTTGAGCAGGACATCCACCCTTTCTTTAAAAAGGTAATCGAAATGGGCCGTGCCTATATTTGCCAGGAATATCAGCAAAAGCCTCTTCCACTCTTTCTTTTATGGAGAGGAATTGTACATGTATGCCTGAGAAATCCAGACCATAAATTCCTTATGGGAGGTGTGAGCATCTCGAATAAGTTCTCGGAATTCTCAAAGTCTCTGATGATCGAGTTTATGCGCTCCAATTATTTTGATTCTGCTGTAGCTCAATATATCACTCCAAGGAATGAGTACAAGGTAAAGCTTCGTGACAGGGATAAAAACATCTTCTTTGAGGAAATGGAATCTGACCTTAATAAGCTGGATAAGATTATTGATGATCTTGAGCCTGAACTGAGACTTCCTGTCCTGATCAAAAAATACATCAAACAAAACGCAAAAGTAATTGCTTTTAATGTGGATCCCAACTTTAATGATGCGATCGATGGATTGATGTATATCCGAATCAGTGACCTTCCGGAAAACACGATAAAACCGGTATTGGAAGAGATGAGCGAACAGATCAGAAAAGAGCAGGAAAATAATCCGGCTGATAATCAGTAGGTTTTTAACTTTATTCAAAAAAAGTACGATGAATACTTGCTTTGTATACTAAAACTTACTACTTTTGCATCACTTTAAAACAACGAAGTAAGTCAAACAAAAATATAATGGTTTCTTAGCTCAGTTGGTAGAGCAATGGATTGAAAATCCATGTGTCCCTGGTTCGATTCCTGGAGAAACCACTTTAAAGCCTCTGATTAGTCAGAGGTTTTTTTGTTTTTTTATATTCATGCGATATAATTCCCTGAACCCTCATCAATCTGTCTTTTAAATCAGGTATTCCGTAATAATTGTTTTCTGAAATACTGAAATGATGCTCTATCCTTTACTACACTAGTATAAAGTAAACTTTCAGCATTCCATGTAATATCGCCTCAGATTCTCTTCTTCATCACACTGGACTATTTCTAGAGACTGTTTTTGGGTTCTGTAAATACCTCTAGAGTTTTTACCTGCATTTCTAAAGTGAAGCTTTTATTTCATTTCCTATCTAAGGTGCAACGGGAAATTATTATCATCTGAAAAAGTAAAATATAAGAAAAACTGAAAAAAATAATAATCTATCAAAATACTGATGAACAGTACATTGAAATCAAAAACAAGCTATACCAGGATATTTCTTTAAAAAAATAAAACAAAATACTTGCGCGGTATCATAAAATGTTATACTTTTGCATCACTTTAAAACAACGAAGTAATAAACAAAAACATAATGGTTTCTTAGCTCAGTTGGTAGAGCAATGGATTGAAAATCCATGTGTCCCTGGTTCGATTCCTGGAGAAACCACTTCAAAACCTCTAATTCATTTTAGAGGTTTTTTTGTTCTTATATTCATTTCTTAATCGTTTCGGATTTCCATACTATCTTCTGAATCAAAATTACAATTCTTAATCTCTCCGACTTCCTTATAACCGACAATTTCGCATCTAAATAAGAAAATTAAAAATATTTAATCACATAAAGAGGAATTATTTAAGATAATTGAATTATATTTAAACATAAACAATTATAAATAATTATAACAACACCAATCCCAAAAAACAAATCATGAAACATTCAATCATTCCCGAAAATGCTGACAATGAATTTAGCATTCAACAAAGTCAGTTTAAAAATGTTATTTCTATTTTTAAAGAAGTAAGCCGTTCTTTACCCGAAAAAACAGCAATTATTTCAGAAAGTAAAAGCCTCTCCTACGAAGAACTGGATCTCCAATCGGATCAACTGGCCTCCTATCTTCTGTCCTTACAATTAAAAAAAGGAACTCCCATTGCTGTCTGCATGTCACAATCTACTGAACGTATTGTTGCTTTTCTGGCTATACTGAAAGTAGGGTCAGCGTATATTCCTATTGATGGACAATTGCCGGAAAACAGGATTAAAATCATTATCGAAGATTCACAAGCTGAACTTGTCATCACTGAAGATCCCTATCTTGACAAATTTGAAGAAACACAGGCTCAATTGATTAATATGAGCCACGGAATTAATGAACCTGCAGGGGATCGGATTACAATCAATCCAGATGATATAGATCTGAAGCAGACAGCCTATATTATTTATACTTCAGGAAGTACAGGGATTCCAAAAGGTGTAGAAATTCATCATGAGGCTTTTTATGCTTTTATTGTATCTTTCACAAAACTTTGGGGTTATTCTGCTAAAGACAGGACACTTCAGTTCAGTTCAGCCGGATTTGATGTTTCTATCATTGATATTTGGATTCCTTTGTTTACAGGAGCAACCGTTGTTCTGTATCCTGATAATAAAATTGTTGGAAAACCTTTGCTGGACTTTATTGTTGATCACCAGATCGAAGTTGTTCCTTTTCTTCCTCCGGCTGTATTGAGCACATTACCAACAAATCTTCCCATCGGAAAGCTCCATACCCTTTCCATTGCAGGTGAAGTACCGTCAGAACAAACAGTAAAAAACTGGTGCAACAGAATACGTCTCATTAACGTATATGGTCCTACTGAAACTACCGTAGGTGTTATCACCCATCATTTTCAGGATGATACCAATCCTCATATTATTGGAAAACCTTTGGAGGGTACCCATATTCATATTCTCAATCAAGATATGGAGTATGTGAATGAAGGTATTACCGGAGAAATTTATATTGGTGGTATGCAGGTAGCAAAAGGGTACATCAATAAGCCGGCAGAAACCTCAGAAGTATTCATTGATGCACCTGAATGGATGCAGTCTGATTACGGAATCAGCTACAGATTATATAAATCCGGCGATCGGGGATTCTTGCGGAAAGATGGTAACATTGAGTTTGTAGGGCGTCTGGACGAGCAGGTAAAATTACGAGGATACAGAATCGAATTAAAAGAAATTGAACATCATATAGGACAACTGGCACAGGTTGCGAATGTGGCCGTAAAAGTACATCGCCCAGACCAGGGACAGCCTGTTCTTGTTGCATTTCTGGAACTTTATGAAACAGACAAAGAACGTATCACTGCGGAAGATATCCGTGCAAGACTGAAACAAAGTCTTCCAACTTATATGCTTCCTGAAAAAATTATTTTGTATGACAAACTTCCCTTGACTATTACTGGAAAAATTGATAAGAGCAAGCTTCATGTTCCCTTACAGCAATCCGCAAAAAAGGCAAAGGAAAAAGTAGATACCTCAGATCTTAAACAGGAAATAAAGGAAATATGGATGGATTTACTGAACCTTGATGAAATAAATGAAAATGATAATTTCTTTGAATTGGGTGGACATTCTCTGATGCTAGGACATCTGCACGCCCTTTTACCATTTAACATCCAGAAAAGAATATCACTTCCGGAGCTGTATCAGTTCCCAACCATATCTCTTTTTGTAAAGGAAGCAGAAACCCGGCTGGCACAAAATCAGCTTAGCCAGCAACAGAAAGCCCGTCTTGTGGAACAACAGCTTATAAAGGATGCCCAACTTCCTTTTGATTTTGAAATTACCATACAACCTGATCCTAAGATTTTATCTAATCCTTCCACAATTTTCCTCACAGGTGTTACAGGTTTTGTCGGTTCCCATCTTTTGGAAGAACTCATTCCCCGGAATCCGAATGCTGTTATTTATTGTCTTGTAAGGGCTGAGAACGAAACGTTGGGTCTGGAACGTATTAAAAGTACTTTTTTAAAATTCAAACTGATATGGAAAACAGAGTATGAGGATAAAATCAAAATTGTTTTAGGTGACCTGACCCAGCCCAAATTAGGAATTGATGAAGAATTATATGAATACCTTCTGAAAAACATTGAGGTAATTTACCACATGGGAAGTGATGTAAGTTATGTGAAACCTTACGAACACATCAAAAAACCAAATGTTGACGGCATGGCGCATATATTACATCTGGCAGTTCATGAAAAAACAAAATTCCTGATCATTTCTTCATCTATAGGAGTTTACAGCTGGGGAAGAAGCTTTACAGGAAAAACATGGATGACAGAGGATGATCCTATTGAACAAAACTTACCTGCCGTATGCCGAGATATGGGATATATCAGAAGCAAATGGGTAATGGACAGTATGGCTTCGAAAGCCCGTGCCAAAGGTCTTCCCCTGATCAATTTCCGTTTAGGGTTTGTAGTTTGCCATGGGGAAACCGGTGCCACTCCATTAAACCAATGGTGGAGTTCACTGATGCGTTCCTGTATTGAACTAAAAGCTTTTCCATTGGTAATGGGATTAAAAGATGAAGTAATCACTGTAGATTATGTCTGCAAATCTATTGCTCATATCAGCCAGAATCCGGAGGCAATTGGGCTCAACTTTAATCTGAATCCTTTACCGGAGCATGATCTGTCTCTTACCGATTTTTGTGTCCGTATCACCGATTACTGCGGACTGGAAATGAAAAGTTTAGATTTTGAAACCTGGTTTGAACAATGGAAACGAAATCATGAAACGCCTGTCTATGCATTGCTTTATTTGTTTTCTGATGATGTTCACGAAGGAAAATCGCTGGTGGAAGCTTATGAAAACACCTATTATTTTAAAAGCAGTAATACAGAACGTTTTTTAGAAGGTTCAGATATCAGACCCGCCATTTTTAATAAGCCGGTTATAGAAGCGTATCTCAGATATATGAAGATGATTTAGTACTAAGCATTTATAAAGCACCTCAAAACCTCTGTTCTTCAGAGGTTTTTTGTTAACCTCTTAAAACAAGTATTAAGTGTTCAGCCAGTTCAGACACTCGGCAATCTGCGGTTTACTGATAAAAACTTCTGTATTCACTTCCGGTTCAGGAGAAAGTTTCAATTCTACTTTCTGGCTTGA belongs to Chryseobacterium gleum and includes:
- a CDS encoding aspartate kinase; this encodes MKIFKFGGASVKDADSVKNVSRVLESQGFAKCLLVISAMGKTTNELEKVVELYFKKENYQTEIEKIKQKHIEIAEGLFPENHAVFAEINLFFDDIDSFLRRNKSPNYNFVYDQVVSCGEMISTKIVSEYLNEIQFTNQWLDARDYIKTDNSYREGMVDWTKTEEFISNLNPEICYVTQGFIGSDENNFTVTLGREGSDYSAAIFAYCLNAEAMTIWKDVPGVMTGDPRKFSDVKLLSNISYEEAIEMAYYGASVIHPKTLQPLQQKNIPFYVKSFVDPTKEGTKVGASEKNQQEETYILKENQDLLKISTRDFSFIAEDHMSLIFGYLSKYKIKVSLMQNSAISLALCLEDKFNHIDELNEELQKIFKTEAIKNVSLFTVRNAKKDHIDQFYHEKNVLLEQISKNTLQMVTQ
- a CDS encoding lysophospholipid acyltransferase family protein, which codes for MSLISKNDLIKASGLNKIGFLKNPVASAVMSIAKINEVNKLYDKLKDKEGKDFFDSFVRERNLSYVAFEEDLAKIPKTGPFILVSNHPLGAIDGILMCKILTEVRPDFKVMGNFLLEKIKPMEPYVIAVNPFENRKEAYSSSSGMRETLKHLQNGGCVGIFPAGEVSNKNNPYGEILDKEWEKTALKLIRMAKVPVVPMYFHAKNSRLFYQVAKLHPNLQTLMLPAEMMNDREKPIRIRIGRPITVKAMDDMETIEELGEFLKRKVYMMKSYYEKRKSLAQSINLKNLSVKFPLLKEENIVQNIIDETPLEDIINDVDKLRGTDKMLFSNGNYEIYFTTYEEIPSIMREIGRQRELTFRAVGEGSNLPFDLDEYDKHYHHLFLWDNGEKKLVGAYRMALGREVMKKYGIKGFYTSSLFEFEQDIHPFFKKVIEMGRAYICQEYQQKPLPLFLLWRGIVHVCLRNPDHKFLMGGVSISNKFSEFSKSLMIEFMRSNYFDSAVAQYITPRNEYKVKLRDRDKNIFFEEMESDLNKLDKIIDDLEPELRLPVLIKKYIKQNAKVIAFNVDPNFNDAIDGLMYIRISDLPENTIKPVLEEMSEQIRKEQENNPADNQ
- a CDS encoding non-ribosomal peptide synthetase, encoding MKHSIIPENADNEFSIQQSQFKNVISIFKEVSRSLPEKTAIISESKSLSYEELDLQSDQLASYLLSLQLKKGTPIAVCMSQSTERIVAFLAILKVGSAYIPIDGQLPENRIKIIIEDSQAELVITEDPYLDKFEETQAQLINMSHGINEPAGDRITINPDDIDLKQTAYIIYTSGSTGIPKGVEIHHEAFYAFIVSFTKLWGYSAKDRTLQFSSAGFDVSIIDIWIPLFTGATVVLYPDNKIVGKPLLDFIVDHQIEVVPFLPPAVLSTLPTNLPIGKLHTLSIAGEVPSEQTVKNWCNRIRLINVYGPTETTVGVITHHFQDDTNPHIIGKPLEGTHIHILNQDMEYVNEGITGEIYIGGMQVAKGYINKPAETSEVFIDAPEWMQSDYGISYRLYKSGDRGFLRKDGNIEFVGRLDEQVKLRGYRIELKEIEHHIGQLAQVANVAVKVHRPDQGQPVLVAFLELYETDKERITAEDIRARLKQSLPTYMLPEKIILYDKLPLTITGKIDKSKLHVPLQQSAKKAKEKVDTSDLKQEIKEIWMDLLNLDEINENDNFFELGGHSLMLGHLHALLPFNIQKRISLPELYQFPTISLFVKEAETRLAQNQLSQQQKARLVEQQLIKDAQLPFDFEITIQPDPKILSNPSTIFLTGVTGFVGSHLLEELIPRNPNAVIYCLVRAENETLGLERIKSTFLKFKLIWKTEYEDKIKIVLGDLTQPKLGIDEELYEYLLKNIEVIYHMGSDVSYVKPYEHIKKPNVDGMAHILHLAVHEKTKFLIISSSIGVYSWGRSFTGKTWMTEDDPIEQNLPAVCRDMGYIRSKWVMDSMASKARAKGLPLINFRLGFVVCHGETGATPLNQWWSSLMRSCIELKAFPLVMGLKDEVITVDYVCKSIAHISQNPEAIGLNFNLNPLPEHDLSLTDFCVRITDYCGLEMKSLDFETWFEQWKRNHETPVYALLYLFSDDVHEGKSLVEAYENTYYFKSSNTERFLEGSDIRPAIFNKPVIEAYLRYMKMI